From Camelina sativa cultivar DH55 chromosome 7, Cs, whole genome shotgun sequence, one genomic window encodes:
- the LOC104699734 gene encoding delta(8)-fatty-acid desaturase 1 → MAKETEKKYITNEELKKHNKSGDLWIAIQGKVYNVSDWIKSHPGGDTVILNLVGQDVTDAFIAFHPGTAWHHLDNLFTGYHIKDFEVSQVSRDYRRMAAEFRKLGLFDNKGHVTLYTLSFIAAMFVGVLYGVLACSSVFAHQIAAALLGLLWIQSAYIGHDSGHYVIMSNKSYNRFAQLLSGNCLTGISIAWWKWTHNAHHLACNSLDYDPDLQHIPVFAVSTKFFTSLTSRFYDRKLTFDPVARFLVSYQHFTYYPVMCFGRINLFIQTFLLLFSRREVPDRALNFAGILVFWTWFPLLVSCLPSWPERFFFVFTSFAVTALQHIQFTLNHFAADVYVGPPTGSDWFEKQAAGTIDISCRSYMDWFYGGLQFQLEHHLFPRMPRCHLRKVSPVVQELCKKHNLPYRSLSWFDANVLTISTLKKAAYQARDAANPVVKNLVWEALNTHG, encoded by the coding sequence ATGGCGAAAGAGACGGAGAAAAAGTACATTACAAAcgaagaattaaaaaaacacaacaaatctgGAGATCTATGGATCGCGATACAAGGCAAAGTCTACAACGTTTCCGATTGGATTAAATCTCATCCCGGAGGCGACACCGTCATCCTCAACCTCGTCGGCCAAGACGTAACCGACGCCTTCATCGCATTCCATCCCGGTACAGCTTGGCACCATCTCGACAACCTCTTCACCGGTTACCACATCAAAGACTTCGAGGTCTCCCAAGTCTCCCGCGATTACCGTCGTATGGCCGCCGAGTTTCGTAAACTCGGTCTCTTCGATAACAAAGGACACGTCACTCTCTACACTTTATCCTTCATCGCCGCCATGTTCGTCGGTGTTCTCTACGGCGTTTTGGCTTGTTCTTCCGTCTTCGCTCACCAGATCGCCGCCGCGCTTCTCGGTCTCCTCTGGATCCAGAGCGCTTACATTGGCCACGATTCTGGCCATTACGTGATCATGTCCAACAAATCTTACAACAGATTCGCTCAGCTTCTCTCCGGTAACTGTCTCACCGGAATCTCGATCGCTTGGTGGAAATGGACTCACAATGCTCATCATCTCGCTTGTAACAGCCTCGATTACGATCCAGATCTGCAGCACATCCCTGTCTTCGCCGTCTCCACCAAGTTCTTCACCTCATTGACCTCACGCTTCTACGATCGGAAACTCACCTTCGATCCGGTGGCGAGGTTCTTGGTCAGCTACCAGCACTTCACTTATTATCCGGTCATGTGCTTCGGAAGGATCAATCTCTTCATTCAAACGTTCCTCTTACTCTTCTCCAGACGTGAAGTACCAGATCGCGCTTTAAACTTCGCCGGGATCTTAGTCTTCTGGACTTGGTTCCCGCTCTTGGTCTCGTGTCTACCAAGCTGGCCGGAGAGATTCTTCTTCGTATTCACTAGCTTCGCCGTCACGGCGCTACAGCACATTCAGTTCACGCTTAACCATTTCGCCGCTGATGTCTACGTCGGTCCACCAACAGGCAGCGACTGGTTCGAGAAACAAGCGGCGGGAACGATAGACATCTCGTGTCGATCGTACATGGATTGGTTCTACGGTGGGTTGCAGTTTCAGCTGGAGCATCATTTGTTCCCTCGCATGCCTCGTTGCCATCTCCGGAAAGTTTCGCCGGTGGTTCAAGAGCTTTGCAAGAAGCATAATCTCCCGTACAGGAGTCTCTCGTGGTTTGATGCGAATGTGTTGACCATTAGTACTTTGAAGAAAGCAGCTTATCAAGCTAGAGACGCGGCTAATCCTGTGGTTAAGAACTTGGTTTGGGAAGCTTTGAATACCCATGGCTAA
- the LOC104699732 gene encoding BTB/POZ domain-containing protein POB1: MRGSENNTDLFDPKTQMDSDFSRHGHGSSSSSDGDFGFAFNDSNFSDRLLRIEIMGGPSDSRSDVEGCTSIADWARHRKRRREDFIKKESAGGGVTISDIVACPEEQILTDEQPDMDGCPVGDNLDDEGEAMVEEQEALSGDEDETSSEPNWGMDCSTVVRVKELHISSPILAAKSPFFYKLFSNGMRESEQRHVTLRINASEEAALMELLNFMYSNAVSVTTAPALLDVLMAADKFEVASCMRYCSRLLRNMPMTPESALLYLELPSSVLMAKAVQPLTDAAKQFLAARYKDITKFHEEVMSLPLAGIEAILSSDDLQIASEDAVYDFILKWARAQYPCLEERREVLGSRLALSIRFPFMTCRKLKKVLTCSDFEHEIASKLVLEALFFKAEAPHRQRSLAAEESASLNRRLIERAYKYRPVKVVEFELPRPQCVVYLDLKREECAGLFPSGRVYSQAFHLGGQGFFLSAHCNMDQQSSFHCFGLFLGMQEKGSVSFGVDYEFSARSKPAEDFISKYKGNYTFTGGKAVGYRNLFGIAWTSFIAEDSQYFINGILHLRAELTIKRSTDP; encoded by the exons ATGAGAGGTAGTGAAAACAACACGGATCTGTTCGATCCCAAAACCCAGATGGATTCTGATTTCTCTCGTCATGGACATggctcctcttcttcctccgacGGCGATTTTGGATTCGCTTTTAATGACAGTAACTTCTCTGATCGCTTGCTCCGGATCGAGATCATGGGTGGCCCTTCTGATTCTAGGTCAGACGTTGAAGGGTGCACGAGTATCGCTGATTGGGCTCGTCAtcgcaagagaagaagagaagatttcATCAAGAAGGAATctgctggtggtggtg TCACCATTTCAGACATTGTGGCATGTCCTGAGGAGCAGATTTTAACGGATGAGCAACCTGACATGGATGGATGTCCTGTTGGTGACAATCTTGATGATGAAGGAGAGGCAATGGTTGAAGAACAAGAGGCTTTATCAG gtgatgaagatgaaacgTCTAGTGAGCCAAACTGGGGAATGGATTGTTCTACTGTTGTAAGAGTTAAAGAACTTCATATTAGCTCTCCTATATTAGCTGCCAAAAGCCCTTTCTTttacaag TTGTTTTCCAATGGAATGAGGGAATCTGAGCAAAGGCATGTTACCCTTAGAATTAATGCATCAG AGGAAGCTGCCTTGATGGAGCTTTTAAACTTTATGTATAGCAATGCGGTCTCTGTCACCACAGCACCTGCCTTATTAGATGTGCTGATGGCTGCTGATAAGTTTGAAGTTGCCTCTTGCATGAGGTACTGCAGTAGACTTCTCCGCAATATGCCTATGACTCCTGAGTCTGCGTTGCTCTATCTCGAGCTTCCTTCTAGTGTTCTAATGGCCAAAGCTGTTCAGCCTTTAACTGATGCTGCAAAACAGTTCCTTGCTGCCCGCTACAAGGATATTACCAA gtttcATGAGGAGGTTATGTCTCTACCTTTAGCAGGAATTGAGGCAATTCTATCAAGCGATGATTTGCAAATTGCATCAGAGGATGCagtttatgattttatcttGAAGTGGGCAAGAGCACAATACCCTTGTTTGGAAGAGCGAAGAGAGGTTCTGGGGTCACGCCTTGCACTCTCCATCCGCTTCCCATTCATGACATGCCGGAAGCTGAAAAAAGTACTGACTTGCAGTGACTTTGAGCATGAAATAGCATCAAAGCTTGTTTTAGAAGCTCTGTTCTTCAAAGCAGAAGCCCCACACAGACAACGTAGCCTAGCTGCGGAAGAATCCGCTTCCCTGAACCGCCGCCTCATAGAGAGAGCGTACAAATACAGACCCGTCAAAGTCGTGGAGTTTGAGCTTCCTAGACCGCAGTGCGTAGTCTACCTAGACCTGAAAAGAGAAGAATGCGCAGGATTGTTCCCATCGGGTAGAGTGTATTCGCAGGCCTTTCACTTAGGAGGTCAAGGGTTTTTCCTCTCAGCTCACTGCAACATGGACCAACAGAGCTCGTTCCACTGCTTCGGGCTGTTCTTAGGGATGCAGGAGAAAGGGTCAGTGAGTTTCGGAGTGGACTATGAATTCTCGGCGAGGTCAAAGCCTGCAGAAGATTTCATAAGCAAATACAAAGGGAACTACACGTTCACAGGAGGTAAAGCAGTTGGTTACAGAAACCTGTTTGGGATAGCGTGGACGTCTTTTATTGCAGAGGATAGTCAATACTTCATCAATGGCATTCTCCATCTCAGAGCCGAGCTTACCATCAAAAGGTCTACAGATCCTTAG
- the LOC104699733 gene encoding F-box/kelch-repeat protein At3g61590, with protein sequence MEAAETSWTNYPYSYITYVPEAESSYSEQSDDDTKVDTFSMDSLLPDDLLERILSFLPIASIFRAGTVCKRWNEIVSSRRFLWNFSNNSVPQRPWYFMFTTTDDPSGYAYDPIIRKWYSFDLPCIETSNWFVASSCGLVCFMDNDCRNKIYVSNPITKQWRRLLEPPGHRSTDYTAMSTCVNRASQANQAVNRAQRSYLVSIVKSKQVPGNFFQWDLSIHLYSSETMTWTTSVTDVLSGWRGGNESVICDGVLYFLIYSTGGSDHRHGLIATNVSSVGSSSSGGILMRSFIPMPCSLTCGRLMNLRERLVIVGGIGKHDRPEVIKGIGIWVLKGKEWVEMAKMPQRFFQGFGEFDDVFASSGTDDMVYIQSYGSPALLTFDMNLKYWKWSQKCPVTKKFPLQLFTGFCFEPRLEIAP encoded by the coding sequence ATGGAAGCAGCTGAAACGTCTTGGACTAATTATCCCTACAGCTACATTACATATGTCCCTGAAGCTGAATCATCATACTCTGAACAGAGCGACGACGATACCAAAGTCGATACCTTTTCAATGGATTCACTTCTCCCCGATGATTTACTAGAACGGATCCTCTCGTTTCTCCCCATTGCAAGCATCTTCAGAGCTGGCACTGTCTGCAAAAGATGGAACGAGATTGTGTCTTCACGAAGGTTCTTATGGAATTTCTCCAACAACTCGGTTCCTCAAAGGCCTTGGTACTTCATGTTCACTACCACTGATGATCCATCGGGTTATGCTTATGACCCCATTATCCGGAAATGGTACAGTTTCGACCTCCCTTGTATCGAAACCTCGAACTGGTTTGTTGCTTCCTCTTGTGGATTGGTTTGTTTCATGGACAACGACTGCAGAAACAAGATCTATGTCTCTAATCCAATTACCAAACAATGGAGAAGACTTCTCGAACCTCCTGGTCACAGATCAACAGATTACACCGCAATGTCAACTTGCGTGAACCGAGCAAGCCAAGCAAACCAAGCGGTGAACCGCGCACAGAGGAGTTACTTAGTCTCGATAGTGAAATCGAAGCAAGTTCCAGGGAACTTCTTCCAATGGGACCTCTCTATTCATCTCTACAGCTCAGAGACAATGACTTGGACGACTTCAGTAACTGATGTCTTATCCGGATGGAGAGGAGGAAACGAGAGTGTGATCTGCGACGGTGTTCTATACTTCTTGATCTACTCCACGGGAGGATCTGATCATCGCCACGGCTTGATAGCTACCAATGTATCCTCAGTCGGATCATCCTCAAGCGGAGGAATCTTGATGAGGAGTTTCATACCAATGCCGTGTTCTTTAACCTGCGGGAGACTGATGAATCTAAGAGAGAGGCTAGTGATCGTTGGAGGAATAGGTAAACACGATCGACCAGAGGTTATAAAAGGAATTGggatttgggttttgaaagGTAAAGAATGGGTAGAGATGGCCAAAATGCCTCAAAGATTCTTCCAAGGATTTGGTGAATTCGACGACGTGTTCGCGAGTAGTGGTACTGATGATATGGTTTACATTCAAAGCTATGGATCTCCAGCGTTACTCACGTTCGACATGAACCTCAAGTATTGGAAATGGTCTCAGAAATGTCCTGTTACCAAGAAGTTTCCTCTTCAGCTCTTTACTGGGTTTTGCTTCGAACCAAGACTCGAGATTGCTCCATAG